A genomic window from Salvia splendens isolate huo1 chromosome 11, SspV2, whole genome shotgun sequence includes:
- the LOC121755615 gene encoding cytochrome P450 CYP749A22-like isoform X2 — MIPLLAMAVSLFVLITIPSIILYKLCWIPLHLQSLMESRGIRGPPYRFLHGNTKEIIKMKQQTKDAATMDISHDIFPIIQPHLYSWIKLYGNNFLHWIGTEPEIVVTEPELIKEILSNKEGTYPKTVGKGYFKKLLGDGLLVTEGEKWSKLRKLSNHSFHGDCLKEMVPAMIACVETMLEKWRSYHGKEIEVCGEFRLLSSDVISRTAFGSSYLEGRKIFDMLSNLGVLISRNVFKIRLFGIGFIRTRDDIEADKTEQLLHDSIMEIVKKRQFEVQSGKADSFGSDFLGSLLKGHHDTDPKSQISAAEIIDECKTFYFTGQDTTFSLLSWTTFLLAIHTDWQERAREEVLQLFGQQNPNSDGLSRLKTVNMILYETLRLYTPVTSIIRRTGSRVKLGKYEFPANMKVSIPPLAIHRNPDIWGQDAHFFKPERFSEGMTKTTNGNPTAFLGFGYGPRTCVGLNLAISEAKIALSMILQRYKFTLSLEYVHSPLIVLSANPQHGVGILLQPL, encoded by the exons ATGATACCCCTTTTAGCTATGGCTGTATCCCTTTTTGTGTTGATTACAATTCCTTCAATCATCTTGTACAAATTATGTTGGattcctcttcatcttcaaaGTTTGATGGAGTCTCGAGGAATCAGAGGCCCTCCTTACAGATTCCTCCATGGAAACACCAAAGAGATCATCAAGATGAAGCAGCAAACAAAAGATGCAGCTACTATGGACATATCTCATGATATATTTCCAATAATTCAGCCTCACTTGTATTCTTGGATTAAATTATATG GAAATAATTTTCTTCACTGGATTGGTACTGAACCTGAAATTGTTGTTACTGAGCCAGAGTTGATCAAAGAAATCCTCAGCAACAAAGAAGGTACATATCCAAAAACCGTAGGAAAAGGCTACTTCAAGAAATTGTTAGGAGATGGACTTCTTGTGACAGAAGGTGAAAAATGGTCTAAGCTTAGGAAATTGTCTAATCATTCTTTCCATGGAGACTGCCTCAAG GAGATGGTACCTGCCATGATTGCTTGTGTCGAAACCATGCTTGAGAAATGGAGGAGTTACCATGGCAAAGAAATCGAGGTGTGCGGCGAATTCAGGCTTCTTAGCTCAGATGTGATTTCTAGAACAGCTTTTGGAAGTAGCTATTTGGAAGGGAGGAAGATATTTGATATGTTGTCCAATCTTGGTGTCTTGATTTCCAGAAATGTGTTCAAGATCAGACTTTTTGGCATTGG ATTTATAAGGACACGGGATGACATCGAAGCAGACAAAACCGAGCAGTTGCTCCATGATTCTATCATGGAAATAGTAAAGAAAAGACAGTTTGAAGTTCAAAGTGGCAAGGCAGACAGTTTCGGTAGTGATTTTCTAGGATCGCTCCTAAAAGGTCACCACGACACAGATCCGAAGAGCCAGATATCAGCAGCTGAGATCATCGACGAATGTAAAACCTTCTATTTTACTGGACAAGATACAACTTTCAGTTTACTATCATGGACCACATTTCTCCTTGCAATCCACACAGACTGGCAAGAGAGAGCCAGGGAAGAGGTGTTACAGCTCTTCGGTCAACAAAATCCCAACTCAGATGGCCTTTCCAGATTAAAAACT GTTAACATGATATTGTATGAAACACTGAGGTTATACACCCCTGTCACTAGTATTATAAGGAGAACTGGCAGCAGAGTGAAGTTGGGAAAATACGAGTTTCCTGCAAATATGAAAGTTTCTATTCCGCCTCTAGCTATCCACCGGAATCCTGACATATGGGGTCAAGACGCTCACTTTTTCAAACCGGAAAGATTTTCTGAAGGGATGACTAAGACGACGAATGGCAACCCCACAGCCTTCCTAGGATTTGGGTATGGACCGCGAACTTGTGTGGGCCTCAATTTGGCGATCAGTGAGGCAAAGATAGCGCTCTCGATGATCCTCCAACGCTACAAGTTCACACTCTCACTGGAGTATGTTCACTCACCTTTGATAGTCCTCAGTGCAAACCCGCAGCACGGAGTTGGGATCTTGCTTCAGCCGCTTTAA
- the LOC121755615 gene encoding cytochrome P450 CYP749A22-like isoform X3 yields MFQLLMESRGIRGPPYRFLHGNTKEIIKMKQQTKDAATMDISHDIFPIIQPHLYSWIKLYGNNFLHWIGTEPEIVVTEPELIKEILSNKEGTYPKTVGKGYFKKLLGDGLLVTEGEKWSKLRKLSNHSFHGDCLKEMVPAMIACVETMLEKWRSYHGKEIEVCGEFRLLSSDVISRTAFGSSYLEGRKIFDMLSNLGVLISRNVFKIRLFGIGRFIRTRDDIEADKTEQLLHDSIMEIVKKRQFEVQSGKADSFGSDFLGSLLKGHHDTDPKSQISAAEIIDECKTFYFTGQDTTFSLLSWTTFLLAIHTDWQERAREEVLQLFGQQNPNSDGLSRLKTVNMILYETLRLYTPVTSIIRRTGSRVKLGKYEFPANMKVSIPPLAIHRNPDIWGQDAHFFKPERFSEGMTKTTNGNPTAFLGFGYGPRTCVGLNLAISEAKIALSMILQRYKFTLSLEYVHSPLIVLSANPQHGVGILLQPL; encoded by the exons ATGTTCCAACT TTTGATGGAGTCTCGAGGAATCAGAGGCCCTCCTTACAGATTCCTCCATGGAAACACCAAAGAGATCATCAAGATGAAGCAGCAAACAAAAGATGCAGCTACTATGGACATATCTCATGATATATTTCCAATAATTCAGCCTCACTTGTATTCTTGGATTAAATTATATG GAAATAATTTTCTTCACTGGATTGGTACTGAACCTGAAATTGTTGTTACTGAGCCAGAGTTGATCAAAGAAATCCTCAGCAACAAAGAAGGTACATATCCAAAAACCGTAGGAAAAGGCTACTTCAAGAAATTGTTAGGAGATGGACTTCTTGTGACAGAAGGTGAAAAATGGTCTAAGCTTAGGAAATTGTCTAATCATTCTTTCCATGGAGACTGCCTCAAG GAGATGGTACCTGCCATGATTGCTTGTGTCGAAACCATGCTTGAGAAATGGAGGAGTTACCATGGCAAAGAAATCGAGGTGTGCGGCGAATTCAGGCTTCTTAGCTCAGATGTGATTTCTAGAACAGCTTTTGGAAGTAGCTATTTGGAAGGGAGGAAGATATTTGATATGTTGTCCAATCTTGGTGTCTTGATTTCCAGAAATGTGTTCAAGATCAGACTTTTTGGCATTGG AAGATTTATAAGGACACGGGATGACATCGAAGCAGACAAAACCGAGCAGTTGCTCCATGATTCTATCATGGAAATAGTAAAGAAAAGACAGTTTGAAGTTCAAAGTGGCAAGGCAGACAGTTTCGGTAGTGATTTTCTAGGATCGCTCCTAAAAGGTCACCACGACACAGATCCGAAGAGCCAGATATCAGCAGCTGAGATCATCGACGAATGTAAAACCTTCTATTTTACTGGACAAGATACAACTTTCAGTTTACTATCATGGACCACATTTCTCCTTGCAATCCACACAGACTGGCAAGAGAGAGCCAGGGAAGAGGTGTTACAGCTCTTCGGTCAACAAAATCCCAACTCAGATGGCCTTTCCAGATTAAAAACT GTTAACATGATATTGTATGAAACACTGAGGTTATACACCCCTGTCACTAGTATTATAAGGAGAACTGGCAGCAGAGTGAAGTTGGGAAAATACGAGTTTCCTGCAAATATGAAAGTTTCTATTCCGCCTCTAGCTATCCACCGGAATCCTGACATATGGGGTCAAGACGCTCACTTTTTCAAACCGGAAAGATTTTCTGAAGGGATGACTAAGACGACGAATGGCAACCCCACAGCCTTCCTAGGATTTGGGTATGGACCGCGAACTTGTGTGGGCCTCAATTTGGCGATCAGTGAGGCAAAGATAGCGCTCTCGATGATCCTCCAACGCTACAAGTTCACACTCTCACTGGAGTATGTTCACTCACCTTTGATAGTCCTCAGTGCAAACCCGCAGCACGGAGTTGGGATCTTGCTTCAGCCGCTTTAA
- the LOC121755616 gene encoding cytochrome P450 CYP749A22-like — protein MIPLLAMCLSLFVLVIPSIILYKLCWIPLHLQRSMEIQGIRGPPYRFFHGTTKEIIKMKQQTNDAVDMSLLDHDIFPIIQPYFYSWIKVYGNNFLHWIGTEPELVVSEPELIKEILSNKDGTFQKIKGRGYFKKLFGSWLVVAEGEKWSKLRKLSNHAFHGDCLKDMLPGMTACVESMLEKWRTQHGREIEVCSEFKQLSSDVISRTAFGSSYLEGRQIFDMLSKLGLLIFRNRLKITFFRKFIKTKDDMEAEKTEQLLHDSIMEIVKKRQLEVDSGKADSFGSDFLGSLLKCHHDTDPKSQISAAEIIDECKTFYFAGQETTFSLLTWTTFLLAIHTEWQERAREEVLQLFDQRNPNSDGIARLKTVNMILYETLRLYSPVTSILRRIDSKVKLGKYEIPADVKVAIPPLAIHRNPDIWGRDANLFKPEKFSQGVAKATNGNPTAFLGFGYGPRTCVGLNFAMTEAKIALSMILQRYKFTLSPDYVHSPSIYISVKPQHGVGILLHPLA, from the exons ATGATTCCCCTATTAGCTATGTGCTTGTCCCTTTTTGTGTTGGTAATTCCTTCAATAATCCTTTACAAATTGTGCTGGATTCCTCTTCATCTCCAACGTTCGATGGAGATTCAAGGAATCAGAGGCCCTCCTTACAGATTCTTCCATGGCACCACCAAGGAGATAATAAAGATGAAGCAGCAAACAAATGATGCTGTTGACATGTCCTTACTAGATCATGATATTTTTCCAATAATCCAGCCTTATTTCTACTCTTGGATTAAAGTTTATG GAAACAATTTCCTTCATTGGATTGGCACTGAGCCTGAACTTGTTGTTTCTGAGCCTGAACTGATCAAGGAAATCCTCAGCAACAAGGATGGtacatttcaaaaaattaagGGCAGAGGTTACTTCAAGAAATTGTTTGGAAGTTGGCTTGTTGTGGCAGAAGGTGAAAAATGGTCTAAGCTTAGGAAATTGTCTAATCATGCTTTCCATGGTGACTGTCTCAAG GACATGCTGCCAGGAATGACTGCTTGCGTCGAGAGCATGCTTGAGAAATGGAGGACTCAACATGGCCGTGAAATCGAGGTCTGCAGCGAATTCAAGCAGCTTAGCTCTGATGTAATTTCGAGGACGGCCTTTGGAAGTAGCTATTTGGAAGGGAGACAAATATTTGATATGCTGTCAAAGCTTGGTTTATTGATTTTCAGAAACAGGCTTAAGATCACATTTTTCAGGAAATTTATAAAAACAAAGGATGACATGGAAGCAGAGAAAACCGAGCAGTTGCTTCACGATTCTATCATGGAAATAGTAAAGAAGAGACAGTTGGAAGTTGACAGTGGCAAAGCAGACAGTTTCGGTAGTGATTTTCTAGGATCACTCCTAAAATGTCACCACGACACTGATCCGAAGAGCCAAATATCAGCAGCTGAAATCATTGATGAATGTAAAACATTCTATTTTGCTGGACAAGAAACAACTTTCAGCTTACTGACATGGACCACATTTCTCCTTGCAATCCACACAGAATGGCAAGAGAGAGCCAGAGAAGAAGTGTTGCAGCTTTTCGATCAACGAAACCCAAACTCAGATGGGATTGCCAGATTAAAGACT GTTAACATGATATTATATGAAACACTGAGGCTATACAGCCCTGTCACTAGTATTCTAAGGAGAATAGACAGCAAAGTGAAGTTGGGAAAATACGAGATTCCTGCAGATGTGAAGGTGGCAATCCCGCCTCTAGCCATCCACCGGAATCCTGACATATGGGGTAGAGACGCTAACCTTTTCAAACCGGAGAAATTTTCTCAAGGGGTGGCTAAGGCGACCAATGGCAACCCCACGGCCTTCCTGGGATTCGGGTATGGACCACGGACATGTGTTGGCCTCAACTTCGCGATGACAGAGGCAAAGATAGCACTCTCAATGATCCTTCAACGCTACAAGTTCACACTTTCGCCCGACTATGTTCACTCGCCTAGCATATACATTAGTGTTAAGCCTCAGCACGGAGTTGGGATCTTGCTTCACCCGCTTGCTTGA
- the LOC121755615 gene encoding cytochrome P450 CYP749A22-like isoform X1, translating into MIPLLAMAVSLFVLITIPSIILYKLCWIPLHLQSLMESRGIRGPPYRFLHGNTKEIIKMKQQTKDAATMDISHDIFPIIQPHLYSWIKLYGNNFLHWIGTEPEIVVTEPELIKEILSNKEGTYPKTVGKGYFKKLLGDGLLVTEGEKWSKLRKLSNHSFHGDCLKEMVPAMIACVETMLEKWRSYHGKEIEVCGEFRLLSSDVISRTAFGSSYLEGRKIFDMLSNLGVLISRNVFKIRLFGIGRFIRTRDDIEADKTEQLLHDSIMEIVKKRQFEVQSGKADSFGSDFLGSLLKGHHDTDPKSQISAAEIIDECKTFYFTGQDTTFSLLSWTTFLLAIHTDWQERAREEVLQLFGQQNPNSDGLSRLKTVNMILYETLRLYTPVTSIIRRTGSRVKLGKYEFPANMKVSIPPLAIHRNPDIWGQDAHFFKPERFSEGMTKTTNGNPTAFLGFGYGPRTCVGLNLAISEAKIALSMILQRYKFTLSLEYVHSPLIVLSANPQHGVGILLQPL; encoded by the exons ATGATACCCCTTTTAGCTATGGCTGTATCCCTTTTTGTGTTGATTACAATTCCTTCAATCATCTTGTACAAATTATGTTGGattcctcttcatcttcaaaGTTTGATGGAGTCTCGAGGAATCAGAGGCCCTCCTTACAGATTCCTCCATGGAAACACCAAAGAGATCATCAAGATGAAGCAGCAAACAAAAGATGCAGCTACTATGGACATATCTCATGATATATTTCCAATAATTCAGCCTCACTTGTATTCTTGGATTAAATTATATG GAAATAATTTTCTTCACTGGATTGGTACTGAACCTGAAATTGTTGTTACTGAGCCAGAGTTGATCAAAGAAATCCTCAGCAACAAAGAAGGTACATATCCAAAAACCGTAGGAAAAGGCTACTTCAAGAAATTGTTAGGAGATGGACTTCTTGTGACAGAAGGTGAAAAATGGTCTAAGCTTAGGAAATTGTCTAATCATTCTTTCCATGGAGACTGCCTCAAG GAGATGGTACCTGCCATGATTGCTTGTGTCGAAACCATGCTTGAGAAATGGAGGAGTTACCATGGCAAAGAAATCGAGGTGTGCGGCGAATTCAGGCTTCTTAGCTCAGATGTGATTTCTAGAACAGCTTTTGGAAGTAGCTATTTGGAAGGGAGGAAGATATTTGATATGTTGTCCAATCTTGGTGTCTTGATTTCCAGAAATGTGTTCAAGATCAGACTTTTTGGCATTGG AAGATTTATAAGGACACGGGATGACATCGAAGCAGACAAAACCGAGCAGTTGCTCCATGATTCTATCATGGAAATAGTAAAGAAAAGACAGTTTGAAGTTCAAAGTGGCAAGGCAGACAGTTTCGGTAGTGATTTTCTAGGATCGCTCCTAAAAGGTCACCACGACACAGATCCGAAGAGCCAGATATCAGCAGCTGAGATCATCGACGAATGTAAAACCTTCTATTTTACTGGACAAGATACAACTTTCAGTTTACTATCATGGACCACATTTCTCCTTGCAATCCACACAGACTGGCAAGAGAGAGCCAGGGAAGAGGTGTTACAGCTCTTCGGTCAACAAAATCCCAACTCAGATGGCCTTTCCAGATTAAAAACT GTTAACATGATATTGTATGAAACACTGAGGTTATACACCCCTGTCACTAGTATTATAAGGAGAACTGGCAGCAGAGTGAAGTTGGGAAAATACGAGTTTCCTGCAAATATGAAAGTTTCTATTCCGCCTCTAGCTATCCACCGGAATCCTGACATATGGGGTCAAGACGCTCACTTTTTCAAACCGGAAAGATTTTCTGAAGGGATGACTAAGACGACGAATGGCAACCCCACAGCCTTCCTAGGATTTGGGTATGGACCGCGAACTTGTGTGGGCCTCAATTTGGCGATCAGTGAGGCAAAGATAGCGCTCTCGATGATCCTCCAACGCTACAAGTTCACACTCTCACTGGAGTATGTTCACTCACCTTTGATAGTCCTCAGTGCAAACCCGCAGCACGGAGTTGGGATCTTGCTTCAGCCGCTTTAA